CGCAAATCAAACAGCGCACCACGTTTGGCATCATTGGTGATTTCTGGGAAAGCATTCGACAAACCACCAGCACCAACGTCATGGATGGACAGGATGGGATTATTCTCCCCCAACTGCCAGCAGGAATTGATGACTTCTTGCGCACGGCGTTCCATTTCAGGATTACCACGCTGTACCGAGTCGAAATCCAGATCCGCAGTATTAGTACCAGTTGCCATCGAAGATGCAGCACTGCCACCCATGCCTATGCGCATGCCAGGACCACCCAGCTGTATCAGCAGGCTGCCTACAGGAAGATCATTCTTTTTGGTGAGTTTGTCCGAGATATTGCCTATACCGCCGGCAATCATGATGGGCTTGTGATAGCCATAGACCGTGCCGCCGACATTTTGCTCGAAGGTACGGAAATAACCACCCAGAACAGGACGGCCAAATTCATTATTGAAAGCAGCCCCCCCCAAAGGGCCTTCTATCATGATCTGCAATGGTGAAGCAATGCGGTCTGGCTTGCCGTAGGCATCCACAGTAACTTTTGTAGTCAGGCTGTCACCAGCGTTTTCCCATGCCTGGCGTGCGCCTGGCAACATCAGGTTGGATACGGTAAAGCCAGTCAGGCCCGCTTTTGGACGGGCACCGCGACCTGTGGCGCCTTCGTCACGAATTTCACCGCCAGCGCCAGTAGAAGCGCCTGGAAATGGAGAAATGGCTGTAGGGTGATTATGCGTTTCCACTTTCATCAGGGTATGCGTCAGTTCTTCTGTTACCTGATAGATTTGGTCTTTACCGGATGGGAAGAAACGTTTGACGACTGCACCTTCCATGATGGAAGAATTATCGCTGTAGGCAACGATCGTGCCCTTGGGTTGCAACTCATGCGTGTTCTTGATCATCTGGAACAGGGATTTATCCTGCTTCTGACCATCGATAGTCCAGTCTGCATTGAAAATCTTGTGACGGCAATGTTCGCTGTTCGCCTGCGCAAACATCATCAGTTCTACGTCTGTAGGATTGCGCTTTGCTATAGTGAAAGCATCAACCAAATAATCGATCTCGTCATCAGACAGAGCCAGGCCGAGTTCGCTATTTGCTTGTAACAGCGCCGTCTTGCCGCCTTGCAGTACATCAACATGCTCCAGATCTTTGGCAACCAGTTCAGAGAACAGTGCCTGCGCTTGCTGCGCATCGGCCAGCACCATTTCTGTCATGCGGTCATGCAAGAGTGCAGCCACCTGCTCACGGCTGCCATCGGCGAGTTTTTTAGCACCGCCCAGCAAACCAGTCTTGACTTGCACATAGTAGATAATGCCGCGCTCAAGACGATGGATATGTGTCATGCCGCAATTGTGGACGATGTCTGTGGCCTTGCTGGCCCATGGCGATATCGTGCCGAAACGTGGAATCACGACAAACACATCACCTTCACTGCTGGCGGTAAATGCATCGCCGTATACCAGCAAGGCATTCAGACGGTCAGCGTCTTCTTTGAGCAGTTCAGAGGCAACATCAACGAAATGGACATAGCGACCAGTAACGCCAACAATATTGGCATCAACAGCTTGCAAACGAGAGAGAAGACCGGAGGTACGAAAAGCAGACAGGGCGTTGGAGCCTGGCAATATCAACATGGTGAGCGAGGTAGTTGAGGCAATGTACACAAAACCTGCCGTGCACAAGTGCTGGTTGGATCAGAAAGCGTGATTATACCTTGATGCCCAAGCTGACTCCAGACGCCAGCAGGAAGAAATTGCCTTGACTACCAAACTCAGTTCATAAACAAGGTAGTTCGGCCGATTTTTTTAATTTTTTTGAATTTATACGCATATTTTTTACACATAAAGCACTCTGTCTGGCTGTCTGGTAGTTTTGGGTTTTTATCCAAATCCTCATCAAGAACAAGCAAAACGACGGATTGCTTATCTAACAAAGTATCAAAACTACTATCTGAAAGAACAATATTATTCTTATGAAGTTTATTTCCCCAAAACAAATCACTACTACGGCTATCAACTACTCTTACCGGCTGCTTCAAGTAAAATGGCAATGAAGATTGATGTTCAAACACCTTAAATAAAAATACTTCATGCTTAGCTTCAATTGTTGACAATTCAGCCAACAAGGGCTGAGTAGAAGTCCATTGTGCGGCGGCTTGTAAAAGCCCAATAAACGCCAGCAACATCAATGCTGGCAAAGCGATAAACGGGAAGATTCCAAAGCGCACTTTGCGCCAGACAAGACCCCCAATACCTGCGCTCAACAGACATGCAGCCAGCATGAATTCCCGTAAGAACTGCTTTCCATCCATGCCATACACCACTAGCGAAGACAGCTGATGATTCGTCTGTTTACCTATCCACCAGGCGGCGAGGCCAAATAATGCTGCCAAAAACACACCCACCAATGCCCGGCCCCATGCAGCACCAAAACCTCTATCTTCCAGCGCGATGGCCAGTTGCAATGCAGCCAGCGGCATGACAACGACAAGATAATAATTCGCCTTGGCACTGGATAAAGAAAAAAACAGGACTGGCATGATCCAGGCGCAAGCGAGGAAAAAATGCAGGGTTCTTGGTGTTTGCTGCTTTGCCTTCACAAATAAGAGCACAGGCAAAAAGAAGGACCAGGGGAAGAGGTAGAGCACCATCCTCGGCAGGTAATACCACCAGGCACCAGCATAATAATCATGCGGTTCGCGCTTGCCCAAAAACCGCAGCACATGCTCGTTGATGAAATAAAACCAGGCAAATATAGGCTCAGCCAGAATGGCAGCAATATGCCAGGGCAAGGCTATCAATAAGAAAATCCCTATCGCTTTTATATCAAACCAGGCGATGATTCTTTTTTGAAAATCTCTTAGCGAACTGGAAAACAATATGGTGTAAATAAAACTCACAGCGCCAAATAAAATAATGGCAACAAAGCCCTTGGCCAGCAAGGCAAATGCCAATAAACCCAAACACCAATTGAGCTTCTTCTTTTCTCCTGAGACGCTGTACAGGTAACCAAACATCAGCGCACCTGTCAAAAATACGGTCAGCAGCATATCAAACATCAGAGTGCGTGACATCGCCATGACACCCAAGCCACTGATGAACATCAAGGCAGCCAGACGCGAGGCAGCGATCCGTGCTATCTGCCTGCCAAACCACAAAATCAAAGCCACGCAAGACAGTGCAGACATCGCAGGCACCAGCCGGGCCGCCCATTCATTTTCGCCAAACACTGCAAAAGAAATCGCCGTCAGCCAGTACAGCAGAGGCGGTTTTTCCATATAGGCCAGACCATTCAGATGCGGAATGATCCAATGATGCCAGTTACCAGATGCCAGCATTTCCCTGGGGATTTCTGCGTACAGGCCCTCATTGTTGTCTAATATCGGGTAGCAACCAAGACCGTAAGCCAAAAAGAAGATAGCAAACAACCAGACCAGCCAGGCAGGTATGGCAGGTTGAGGCAGTTCATTTTTGGCTTGTACAACATTCATAGTTGGAACGACTTCTTTCCCACGAGAATGGGACTTGTCTCAATTTAATTTTCAAGTAGCGAACTTTATCTAGTCTTGCCAAATAAAGCAAAAAAAAGACAAGCAAAACTGCTTGTCTTTTTGGTTAAGGCAAAAGCTGATCAGGCTACAGAAGCGACATTTTTTGCCCAAACCAGCGCTGCCATGTGCGCAGCATTTAAATCTGGCGGGGTGATCTTCAGCGTCTCTGCCAGAGAGCCAACCAGCATGCTGTTCAACTCACACGCCTCAGCCAGGGCCAGGAAAGGTCCATAAGTACCGCCACGGGAGATCAAGGCCTCAGTGACTACTTCAGGCAACTGTATCGATGACAGCACCTCTTCCATGGGGATGCCCAACAACCTGTCCAGCAAAGAGAACATACCTGCCACAAACAGGTTTTCGGCCTCGCTCTTAGACATTTTGCTCTGCCCCAGAATTTCAGCCAAGCGGCCACGAACAATGGCAGTTTCCAGCAAGACTGGGGAATAACCGCTGGTACTCGCAGTTGCCAGCAATAGCGTCAGCCAGCGATACAAGGGACTGTAACCCAGCATTTGCACGGCATGCTTCAAGGATTGCACTTCAGTACGCAAACCAAAGCCAGCCGAGTTTATGTAACGCAAAAGTTTATAGGCCAGTGTTGCATCGCGTTTGACAACCGCTTCAAGCTGCTGGATGTCGGCATTTTTTCTAACCATTTCCATCAACTGCAAAATGGTCGTCTGGGATGTATTTAAAGTCTTGGGCGCAGTACTTGGCCTTGGCGTCAGATGCAATTTACCGACAAAGCTGTCAAGACCCAGGGCTGAGCAGGCATCAAAATCCTGCCAGGCATTGACATTGCGGGCGACCATGCGCACCGTCGATTGCTTCAATGTTGCATACACCTTTGCCTGTGAAGCAAAATTAGCCGCATTCAATTTGACTTCAAGATGGGTAATTTGCGCAAAATAAGCGCGCTCCAGCGTAGTCACCTCAGCACCACGCAGGCAGATACCATAACCCAGTTGGCGCAACTCAGTCACTGCTGCCAGCGTATCCGGGTCGGCAAAGTATTTTTTATGGAGTATCAGTACAGTATTTTTAGCAGGCAGTTGCTTTAAGCCTTCTGCATGCAATAACTCTGGAACGGCTTCAAGGAACAGCAGGCTATCGCCAAGCAGGAAGCCCTTGTCATCGTCATGCAATTGTACGGCAACGAATTCAAGCAAGGCGCTCAGGCTTTCTGTGCTTGCTTCTGCATTCTGATCCGGCTGCTGCCAGGAAATTTGAAAACCAATGACTCGCTGTTTAGGATCGAGTAGTGGCTCTCTTACGATGAAGCTTTCTTCTATCATCTTAGTATTATTTATGTTGGATTAATATGATTGAAAAATTCAGACCCCGGGCTGCAGTGAAAATCAACAAAGCCGACTCTGCCTTACAACACCCGGACATTAACTTGAACATAACTTGAAACGCTGTTCAAGACTGCAATCGCAAGCCACCGCCTTACTATCAACGACAACCTCATCATTCATATAATTGCCTGCAGCGCATTGCAGGTAAACACAGGTCAACTTTATTCTCTTTATCACCTTCCGGGCAAAAGCGAGCAAGCAATATGGCTTTTACAGATTTTTGCCTGTCAAATCAGAGCACTGTCGCAAAGTTTTGCCATGTTGCGGCAGCCTGCTCACTTGCACTGGCTTACTTGCACTGGCTTAATCAGGAGATTTAATGCCTGAGTGCCTGAGTTAAAGCACTTACGCAATGTCATCTCCTGGCAAACTGATTGCCCTGTTATTTCCCGAGTTTTTCGAAAATCTTTGTCAGTTTTTCATCTAAAGTAGCTGCAGTAAATGGTTTTACTACATAGCCATTTGCACCAGCCTGCGCAGCAGCAATGATGTTTTCTTTTTTGGCCTCGGCCGTGACCATAAGTACCGGCATTTTTGACAAAGCTGGATCAGCACGGATGTGCTGCAACATCGTCAGCCCATCCATGTTAGGCATGTTCCAGTCAGAAATGACGAAATCGAAATCACCATTCTTCAACTTTGCCAGTCCCATTGCTCCATCTTCGGCTTCATCGACATTGGAATATCCCAATTCTTTCAGCAAATTCCGCACTATGCGACGCATAGTAGAAAAATCGTCGACTACTAAAAATTTGAGATTTTGATCAGCCATGAATTACTCCACTATTTCTTTAAGGACAGTTATTAGCATTATCGGACAAATTGAGATAAAACGGTGGTGAAATTGCTGTAACACATTAAATTCTATCAAAACGTCACACCCTCAGGGCTCTGCTGCCATGCGTGGCAAGGTAATGCAGGACCTTGGTGGGCAATTCATTCAAAGGGCCAACCTCATGTGTCGCGCCAATTGCAATTGCTTCACGCGGCATACCAAATACTACACAACTTGCTTCGTCTTGGGCAAAATTGTATGCACCGGCATTTTTCATTTCCAGCATGCCAGCCGCCCCATCCTTGCCCATGCCAGTCAAGATCACGCCAACAGCATTTTTACCGGCATAAGTCGCAGCTGACCTGAATAGGACATCCACTGAGGGCCGGTGCCGGTTAACTGGCTCACCCTGATCCAGTTGAGTCACATAGTTGGCACCACTACGCCCCAACAACAGATGAGAATGACCGGGGGCAATGTAAGCATGACCTGGCAAGACGCGCTCACCACCGGCGGCCTCGGACACTGAAATCTTGCACAAGCCATCAAGACGTTTGGCAAAAGAACGGGTAAACCCTTCCGGCATGTGCTGGGTGATTAAAATCCCCGGGCAATCGGAAGGCATTTGCACCAGAAAATTCTTGATTGCCTCAGTACCACCAGTCGATGCCCCAATAATAATCAGTTTTTCACTACTGGTCAGAGGATTGCGAACTTGTGGCAATACACCAACATTTGCCTGTCCGGGAGTTGCTATGGGCGCAGTTCTGGGCCTGATCCTGGCTTTGGATGCGATCCGGATCTTGTCCGTGATCAGCTCAGTATATTCAAGCATGCCGCTTTGTATCGACAACTTGGGCTTAGTGACGAAATCAACCGCCCCCAGTTCCAATGCGCGCATGGTAATTTCAGAGCCTCGCTCCGTCAATGACGACACCATGATGACAGGCATGGGACGCAGGCGCATCAGGCGCTCAAGAAAATCCAGGCCATCCATCTTTGGCATTTCCACATCCAGCGTCAGCACGTCAGGATTGGTCTGCTTGATCAGTTCGCGTGCAACCAGAGGATCGGGAGCAACTCCGACCACCTCCATATCGGGCTGACTGCTGATAATCTCGCTCATGACGCTACGGATCAACGCAGAATCATCGACAATCAATACTTTAATCTTCATTCGTAAATACTCCGCGCTCAGTCTCAGCCACCGACTTCACACATACAAAATAACTAGAACAAATCGACTTCACCACCAACTGAAGTCGTCTTGAGCCTGCTGGCATAATCCTGCTCGCGCCTTCTCAAGGTATCGTTATGTTCCACTTTGAGTTTCTTGACCAGTACCTTGCCGGTTCTGGGAAAAAAATAGACTTTGCGCGGGTAAATATCATTGAGATCCTCAGCAATGACGCGCATCCTTTCAGCCCGCAAATAATCGAGTACAAATTTGGCGTTACGCTCCCCCACGTTGATCGCGGTAAAGCCACGTAATACATTGCCGCCGCCAAACACTTTAGCCTCCATGTTTTCTCGCTTGGCACCTGCCTTTAACAATTCATTGATCAGCACTTCCATCGCATAGGTGCCATAGCGCATGGATGCCGACACTGGATTATCTGCGTCCCCGCCACCATCCGGTAACATGAAATGGTTCATGCCACCAACACCGGAAACACGGTCACGAATGCATGCAGAAACACAGGAACCCAGCACCGTAACAATCAGCATGTCCTTGTTGGTAAAATAAAATTCACCTGGCAGTATTTTGGCGGCATCACAATCGAAAGTTCTGTCGTAATAGACATTCGTTGCAAAATGCTCTTCACTTAGCTGGCTCATGGATTACCCTTTTGCAAATTGCGCAATGTCGCTTTGTTGCCTGCCGTCTGGGATTTACCCAGCTCATAGACTGTTTTCCCTCTTAGCTTGAAATCATCTGAGACATACAGGAAATTTTCCGAATGACCGGCGAACAACAGACCGTCTGGCTTCATCAAGGGAACAAACTTCTTCAAGAT
This is a stretch of genomic DNA from Undibacterium sp. KW1. It encodes these proteins:
- the cheD gene encoding chemoreceptor glutamine deamidase CheD, producing the protein MSQLSEEHFATNVYYDRTFDCDAAKILPGEFYFTNKDMLIVTVLGSCVSACIRDRVSGVGGMNHFMLPDGGGDADNPVSASMRYGTYAMEVLINELLKAGAKRENMEAKVFGGGNVLRGFTAINVGERNAKFVLDYLRAERMRVIAEDLNDIYPRKVYFFPRTGKVLVKKLKVEHNDTLRRREQDYASRLKTTSVGGEVDLF
- a CDS encoding chemotaxis response regulator protein-glutamate methylesterase, whose amino-acid sequence is MKIKVLIVDDSALIRSVMSEIISSQPDMEVVGVAPDPLVARELIKQTNPDVLTLDVEMPKMDGLDFLERLMRLRPMPVIMVSSLTERGSEITMRALELGAVDFVTKPKLSIQSGMLEYTELITDKIRIASKARIRPRTAPIATPGQANVGVLPQVRNPLTSSEKLIIIGASTGGTEAIKNFLVQMPSDCPGILITQHMPEGFTRSFAKRLDGLCKISVSEAAGGERVLPGHAYIAPGHSHLLLGRSGANYVTQLDQGEPVNRHRPSVDVLFRSAATYAGKNAVGVILTGMGKDGAAGMLEMKNAGAYNFAQDEASCVVFGMPREAIAIGATHEVGPLNELPTKVLHYLATHGSRALRV
- the cheY gene encoding chemotaxis response regulator CheY, with amino-acid sequence MADQNLKFLVVDDFSTMRRIVRNLLKELGYSNVDEAEDGAMGLAKLKNGDFDFVISDWNMPNMDGLTMLQHIRADPALSKMPVLMVTAEAKKENIIAAAQAGANGYVVKPFTAATLDEKLTKIFEKLGK
- a CDS encoding glycosyltransferase family 39 protein; this encodes MNVVQAKNELPQPAIPAWLVWLFAIFFLAYGLGCYPILDNNEGLYAEIPREMLASGNWHHWIIPHLNGLAYMEKPPLLYWLTAISFAVFGENEWAARLVPAMSALSCVALILWFGRQIARIAASRLAALMFISGLGVMAMSRTLMFDMLLTVFLTGALMFGYLYSVSGEKKKLNWCLGLLAFALLAKGFVAIILFGAVSFIYTILFSSSLRDFQKRIIAWFDIKAIGIFLLIALPWHIAAILAEPIFAWFYFINEHVLRFLGKREPHDYYAGAWWYYLPRMVLYLFPWSFFLPVLLFVKAKQQTPRTLHFFLACAWIMPVLFFSLSSAKANYYLVVVMPLAALQLAIALEDRGFGAAWGRALVGVFLAALFGLAAWWIGKQTNHQLSSLVVYGMDGKQFLREFMLAACLLSAGIGGLVWRKVRFGIFPFIALPALMLLAFIGLLQAAAQWTSTQPLLAELSTIEAKHEVFLFKVFEHQSSLPFYLKQPVRVVDSRSSDLFWGNKLHKNNIVLSDSSFDTLLDKQSVVLLVLDEDLDKNPKLPDSQTECFMCKKYAYKFKKIKKIGRTTLFMN
- a CDS encoding EAL and HDOD domain-containing protein, which translates into the protein MIEESFIVREPLLDPKQRVIGFQISWQQPDQNAEASTESLSALLEFVAVQLHDDDKGFLLGDSLLFLEAVPELLHAEGLKQLPAKNTVLILHKKYFADPDTLAAVTELRQLGYGICLRGAEVTTLERAYFAQITHLEVKLNAANFASQAKVYATLKQSTVRMVARNVNAWQDFDACSALGLDSFVGKLHLTPRPSTAPKTLNTSQTTILQLMEMVRKNADIQQLEAVVKRDATLAYKLLRYINSAGFGLRTEVQSLKHAVQMLGYSPLYRWLTLLLATASTSGYSPVLLETAIVRGRLAEILGQSKMSKSEAENLFVAGMFSLLDRLLGIPMEEVLSSIQLPEVVTEALISRGGTYGPFLALAEACELNSMLVGSLAETLKITPPDLNAAHMAALVWAKNVASVA